A genomic region of Ochotona princeps isolate mOchPri1 chromosome 17, mOchPri1.hap1, whole genome shotgun sequence contains the following coding sequences:
- the LOC101516398 gene encoding keratin, type I cuticular Ha1, which yields MRYNYCLSNMSCRSTCSSRPCVPPSCHSCTLPGACNIPANVGNCNWFCEGSFNGSEKETMQFLNDRLASYLEKVRQLERENAELESLIQERCQPQEPLLCPSYQSYFRTIEELQQKILCTKSENARLVVQIDNAKLAADDFRTKYETELSLRQLVESDINGLRRILDELTLCKSDLEAQVESLKEELLCLKRNHEEEVNTLRCQIGDRLNVEVDAAPTVDLNRVLNETRCQYEALVETNRREVEEWFTTQTEELNKQVVSSSEQLQSYQAEIIELRRTVNALEIELQAQHNLRNSLENTLTESEARYSSQLSQVQCMITNVESQLGEIRADLERQNQEYQVLLDVRARLECEINTYRGLLESEDCKLPPNPCATTNACSKPIGPCVSNPCAPCAPPTPCTPCAPRPRCGPCNSFVR from the exons ATGCGGTACAACTACTGCCTGTCCAACATGAGCTGCCGCTCCACCTGTTCCTCCAGGCCCTGTGTACCTCCCAGCTGCCACAGCTGCACCCTGCCCGGGGCCTGCAACATCCCTGCCAATGTGGGCAACTGCAACTGGTTCTGTGAGGGCTCCTTCAATGGCAGTGAGAAGGAGACCATGCAGTTCCTGAACGACCGCCTGGCCAGCTACCTGGAGAAGGTGCGGCAGCTGGAGCGGGAGAATGCAGAACTGGAGAGCCTGATCCAGGAGaggtgccagccccaggagcccctgctgtgccccAGCTACCAGTCGTACTTCCGGACCATcgaggagctgcagcagaag ATCCTGTGCACCAAGTCCGAGAACGCCAGGCTGGTGGTGCAGATTGACAATGCCAAGCTGGCTGCGGATGACTTCAGGACCAA GTATGAGACGGAGCTGTCACTGCGGCAGCTGGTGGAGTCTGACATCAACGGGCTGCGCAGGATTCTCGATGAGCTGACCCTGTGCAAGTCCGACCTGGAGGCACAGGTGGAGTCGCTGAAGGAGGAGCTACTTTGTCTCAAGAGAAACCATGAGGAG GAAGTCAATACCCTGCGCTGCCAGATTGGAGACCGCCTCAATGTGGAGGTGGATGCTGCCCCCACTGTGGATCTCAACCGTGTGCTCAATGAGACCAGGTGCCAGTATGAAGCCCTGGTGGAGACCAACCGCAGAGAAGTGGAGGAATGGTTCACTACACAG ACAGAGGAGCTGAACAAGCAGGTGGTGTCCAGCTCAGAGCAGCTGCAGTCCTACCAGGCTGAGATCATTGAGCTGAGACGCACGGTCAACGCCCTGGAGATCGAACTGCAGGCCCAGCACAACCTG AGGAACTCCCTGGAGAACACGCTGACAGAGAGCGAGGCCCGCTACAGCTCCCAGCTGTCGCAGGTGCAATGCATGATCACCAACGTGGAGTCGCAGCTGGGTGAGATCCGGGCGGACCTAGAGCGGCAGAACCAGGAGTACCAGGTGCTGCTGGACGTGCGTGCACGGCTGGAGTGTGAGATCAACACGTACCGGGGCCTGTTGGAGAGCGAGGACTGCAA GCTGCCCCCTAACCCCTGTGCTACGACCAACGCATGCAGCAAGCCCATTGGGCCCTGTGTCTCCAATCCCTGCGCCCCCTGTGCTCCCCCAACCCCCTGCACACCCTGTGCCCCACGGCCTCGCTGTGGGCCCTGCAACTCCTTTGTGCGCTAG
- the LOC131482359 gene encoding keratin, type I cuticular Ha8-like, with translation MASNPCSSILGGRLLEVEAHPMCFSATVAHANRVRVGSTPLGRPSLCLPQSCHTACALPGTCHIPGNVGICGAYGEVTLNGHEKETMQFLNDRLANYLEKVRQLERENAELETTIRETSKCHETSVCPDYQSYFCNIEELQQKILCIKSENNRLVVQVDNAKLAADDFRTKYETEHSLHQVVEADICGLRKLLDNLTLAKCDLEAQLESLKEELLCLKKNHEQEAHTLRCQLGDKLRIELDTQPTIDLSRVLEEMRCQYEAMVETNRQDVEQWFQAQSEGINLQAMSCSEELQCCQSEILELRRTVNALEVELQAQHTMTDCLQNSLCEAEARFGTELAQMQILISNVEEQLSEIRADLERQNQEYQVLLDVKARLESEINTYRNLLESEDCKLPCHPCATSASSTRGPASANYTPCPAGPPRASCGPCFSTRR, from the exons ATGGCTTCTAACCCCTGCAGCTCCATCCTAGGTGGGCGGCTGTTGGAGGTGGAGGCCCACCCAATGTGCTTCTCAGCTACTGTGGCCCACGCCAACCGTGTCCGTGTGGGCTCCACGCCCCTGGGCCGACCCAGCCTCTGTCTGCCCCAGAGCTGCCACACGGCCTGTGCCTTGCCAGGGACCTGCCACATTCCTGGCAATGTGGGGATCTGTGGGGCCTATGGCGAGGTGACCCTGAATGGCCATGAGAAGGAGACCATGCAGTTCCTGAATGACCGCCTGGCCAACTACCTGGAGAAGGTGCGTCAGCTGGAGCGGGAGAACGCGGAGCTGGAGACCACCATCAGGGAGACGAGCAAGTGCCATGAGACCAGTGTGTGCCCAGACTACCAGTCGTACTTCTGCAACATCGAGGAGCTCCAGCAGAAG ATTCTGTGTATCAAGTCTGAGAACAACAGGCTGGTGGTACAAGTAGACAACGCCAAGTTGGCTGCAGATGACTTCAGGACCAA GTACGAGACAGAGCACTCACTCCACCAGGTGGTGGAGGCCGACATCTGTGGCCTGCGCAAGCTGCTGGACAACCTCACTCTCGCCAAGTGTGACTTGGAGGCCCAGCTGGAGTCCCTGAAGGAAGAGTTACTCTGCCTCAAAAAGAACCATGAGCAG GAAGCCCACACGCTGCGGTGTCAGCTTGGGGACAAGCTCCGCATTGAGCTGGACACTCAGCCCACCATAGACctgagcagggtgctggaggAGATGCGGTGTCAGTACGAGGCCATGGTGGAGACCAACCGGCAGGACGTGGAGCAGTGGTTCCAAGCGCAG TCGGAGGGCATCAACCTGCAGGCCATGTCATGCTCTGAGGAGCTGCAGTGCTGCCAGTCGGAGATCCTGGAGCTGAGACGGACAGTGAATGCCCTGGAGGTGGAACTTCAGGCCCAGCACACTATG ACGGACTGCCTGCAGAACTCCCTGTGCGAGGCCGAGGCCCGCTTTGGCACGGAGCTGGCCCAGATGCAGATCCTCATTAGCAACGTGGAGGAGCAGCTGTCTGAGATCCGGGCTGACCTGGAGCGGCAGAACCAGGAGTACCAGGTGCTGCTGGATGTCAAGGCCCGGCTGGAGTCGGAGATCAATACCTATCGGAACCTTCTAGAGAGTGAGGACTGCAA acttccctgccacccatgtgcaacATCAGCTTCCAGCACCAGggggccagcctctgccaactacACCCCCTGCCCTGCGGGGCCTCCCCGGGCTTCCTGTGGGCCCTGCTTCTCTACTCGACGCTGA